The proteins below come from a single Cervus canadensis isolate Bull #8, Minnesota chromosome 2, ASM1932006v1, whole genome shotgun sequence genomic window:
- the LOC122428775 gene encoding uncharacterized protein LOC122428775, which produces MSMGQRAGLLTACYEMAGSENRKLIGAGFKGFVCRGVCRATTRFLLGSSISSGFRVVLIGITGSTETPGPLRQTPGFVATAPIGAAGAYPAFGCAASRKPRGCSRERAPRPLATAHACSPRSHARRPFAAAAHAAACSGRAESAATLRPPSQLPALGRGLGGCCSAGRVVPLSPPEPGYLRNSALGLWGAKCNPNSILPNPAQINTPKHSHRRRRDPRPPRRIPAACGQARGRDPGGVAARDRPLNGAT; this is translated from the exons ATGTCTATGGGACAAAGAGCCGGCTTGCTTACTGCGTGCTATGAAATG GCGGGCTCAGAAAACCGCAAGCTGATTGGAGCGGGGTTCAAGGGTTTTGTATGCAGAGGCGTTTGCAGGGCAACCACGCGGTTTTTACTTGGCTCGTCTATTTCAAGTGGCTTTCGGGTCGTACTAATAGGAATTACAGGGAGCACTGAAACCCCAGGTCCCCTCAGACAAACCCCTGGATTCGTGGCGACCGCGCCCATTGGAGCGGCGGGAGCTTACCCAGCCTTTGGCTGCGCCGCCTCCCGGAAACCCCGCGGCTGCTCTCGGGAGCGCGCCCCCCGACCGCTCGCGACCGCTCACGCATGCTCCCCGCGCTCCCACGCGCGCAGGCCCTTCGCCGCCGCCGCCCACGCAGCCGCGTGCTCTGGCCGCGCGGAGTCGGCGGCTACGCTGCGCCCACCAAGCCAGCTGCCGGCGCTGGGACGAGGTCTCGGAGGATGCTGCAGCGCGGGGCGCGTCGTCCCCCTCAGTCCACCAGAGCCCGGATACCTAAGAAATTCGGCTCTGGGTCTGTGGGGAGCGAAATGCAACCCAAACTCCATTTTGCCGAACCCCGCGCAAATAAACACACCCAAGCATTCACACAGACGTCGCCGCGACCCGCGCCCGCCGCGGCGGATCCCGGCCGCGTGCGGCCAGGCAAGAGGTCGGGACCCGGGAGGGGTCGCTGCTCGGGACCGGCCGCTAAACGGTGCGACGTAA